The Acidobacteriota bacterium genome contains the following window.
CACGGTCTCTTCCTTCACGCCCTTCGCGCCCGACTCGATCATCACGATACCGTTCTGCGTGCCGACCACGGTGATGTTGAGCAGGCTCGCGCGCTGCTCTTCATACGTAGGATTGATGATCATGCGGCCTTCCACCACGCCCACGCGCACTGCGCCGATGGGGCCGTTGAAGGGGATGTCGGAGATCGCCAGTGCCGCGCTTGCGGCATTGATGGCGAGCACGTCCGGATCGTTCTCCGAGTCCGCCGACAACACGAACGCGATGACCTGCGTCTCGCAGCGGAAGCCTTCCGGGAACAGCGGACGGATCGGCCGGTCGATCTGCCGGCTGGTCAGCGTTTCCTTGTCCGACATACGTCCTTCGCGCTTGATGAACCCGCCGGGAAAGCGTCCGCCGGCGTAGGTGTACTCGCGATAGTCGCAAGTGAGGGGGAAGAAATCGATGCCCTCGCGCGCATCGGCGTTGGCGCAGGCGGTGCCCAGCACCACGTCATCGCCCATGCGTACCACGCACGCGCCGTGCGCCTGCTTCGCCAGGTGTCCAGTCTCGAGGGTAAGGGTTTTGCCGCCGGCTAGTTCTACAGAAGCTGTCTGCTTCATGGTGTTCCTTTCGGATTCAGGAGCGTGGGTTCAGCCCACAGGGTTGCGCCTTGCGTCCCGCATAAAGTGGCAAGCACACCCGTGCCTGCGTCACAGAAGGGATACATGCGAGAGCTTGCGCGGGACCTGCCGATCGCCCGAGGTGGACACACGTCTGCCCCGGTCAAAGGACGCTATCAGTGGCTGGGCTTACTTACGGATGCCGAGCTTCTGAATGACGGCTTGGTAACGGTCGGCGTCGTACGTCTTGAGGTAGTCAAGCAGGCGACGGCGCTTGCTGACCATCATGAGTAGACCGCGCCGGGACGCGTGGTCTTTCTTGTGCGTGTTGAAGTGGTCCGTCAGTTCGCCGATCCGCTCGCTGAGGATGGCAATCTGCACCTCCGGACTGCCCGTGTCCGAGTCATGCGTGCGGAACTTCGTAATGACGTTGGCCTTGCGCTCTCTCGCTATCACTGAACCTGATGCACTCCTGTTATTTATTTCCTTTTTGCGACCCATTGAATGTAACACGTTGACGCGAAAGGTGTAAAGGAAGGGGCGGCTTCGGGTATTGGGTCCGTTGAGCGGCTCGAGAGCCTATCAAGCCTAGGTCGGGAACATAGTTCCGAACATGGGCCGTTTGCTTAGCGACTGTTCTTCCGTCGCTTCATCCTGAATCACGTCCCAATGTTCAACCAGGATCCCGTTTTGAATGCGCACTATGTCTGCGGCGATCCAATTCACAGGCGCACCGAAACCGCTAAATCGTCCGTGCACGATCACCAGGTCCCCCTCAGCCACGATCGTTCCCGGTTCGTACATCAGCGTTGGCGGGATGCTCTTGATGAGATTGAACAGACCCTCGCGACCGGGTGCGATATGAGCGCTGTGCTGGATGTAGTTGGGCGACCAGAAGCGCTCAGCTGCCACGTAGTCACGCTGGTTGAAGAGAGTGTCAAATGCCTCAAGAACGAGTGCCTTATTTGTTTCCTGCT
Protein-coding sequences here:
- the rpsO gene encoding 30S ribosomal protein S15, with translation MIARERKANVITKFRTHDSDTGSPEVQIAILSERIGELTDHFNTHKKDHASRRGLLMMVSKRRRLLDYLKTYDADRYQAVIQKLGIRK
- a CDS encoding nuclear transport factor 2 family protein; translation: MNPTKQETNKALVLEAFDTLFNQRDYVAAERFWSPNYIQHSAHIAPGREGLFNLIKSIPPTLMYEPGTIVAEGDLVIVHGRFSGFGAPVNWIAADIVRIQNGILVEHWDVIQDEATEEQSLSKRPMFGTMFPT